The proteins below are encoded in one region of Belonocnema kinseyi isolate 2016_QV_RU_SX_M_011 chromosome 3, B_treatae_v1, whole genome shotgun sequence:
- the LOC117169985 gene encoding uncharacterized protein LOC117169985 gives MSLGRGSDEPRPKKARQSRKNIKSMLIVFFNYESVVQHEYAPTGQIINKEYYVEVLKRLRGAIRRKQSQLWKTGDWLLHHDYAQAHASNLVQQYLLKNSVALLHQPQYSADIVPCDFWLFLRLKMLLKEDQFDDKESLETNTTDALNAIPKSDFQECFDKWKHRYKRLVHSNGDYFEGCHPSDDEE, from the coding sequence ATGAGTCTCGGCAGAGGCTCGGACGAGCCTCGGCCGAAAAAAGCCCGTCAAAGTCGAAAAAACATCAAGTCAATGTTgatagtttttttcaattatgagagCGTTGTACAGCATGAATATGCTCCTACAGGCCAGATAATCAACAAAGAGTACTACGttgaagttctgaaaagattGCGTGGTGCAATCAGGAGAAAACAATCGCAACTTTGGAAAACTGGCGACTGGCTTCTTCATCACGACTATGCTCAAGCGCACGCATCAAATCTTGTGCAGCAGTATTTATTGAAAAACAGTGTTGCGCTGCTCCACCAGCCTCAATACAGTGCAGATATAGTTCCCTGTGACTTTTGgctttttcttcgattaaaaatgctGCTTAAGGAAGATCAATTCGACGATAAAGAGAGTCTTGAAACTAATACGACGGATGCACTAAACGCGATTCCGAAGTCTGACTTTCAAGAGTGCTTTGATAAGTGGAAACATCGATATAAGCGTCTTGTTCACTCAAATGGGGACTACTTTGAAGGATGCCACCCCTCGGATGACGAAGAATAA